From the genome of Staphylococcus haemolyticus, one region includes:
- a CDS encoding SLC13 family permease — protein MEKVQATQENNNLLKNKKGKKSKSGYKPIWIIISFAILLIILLLPTPAGLPIMAKGALAILAFAVIMWVTEAVTYPVSATMILGLIILICGFSPVQQLSEKLGNPKEGDKILSGADWLGTGNALTHAFSGFSTSAVALVAAALFLAAAMQETQLHKRLALLVLSIVGNKTRNIVIGAILVSILLAFFVPSATARAGAVVPILLGMIAAFKVSKESKLASLLIITAVQAVSIWNIGIKTAAAQNIVATNFINQNLGHDVSWGEWFLYAAPWSILMSIALFFIMMKVMPPEHKEIEGGKELIKEELDKLGPVSFREWRLIIISVLLLFFWSTEKILHPIDSASITLIALAIMLTPKVGVITWKGVEKTIPWGTIIVFGVGISLGNVLLKTGAAQWLSDQTFGLMGLQHMPLIATIALITLFNILIHLGFASATSLSSALIPVFISLTATLHLGDQSIGFVLIQQFVISFGFLLPVSAPQNMLAYGTGTFTVKDFLKTGVPLTIIAYILVIIFSLTYWKWLGLV, from the coding sequence ATGGAAAAAGTGCAGGCTACACAGGAGAATAACAACCTTTTAAAAAATAAAAAAGGGAAAAAGAGTAAAAGTGGTTACAAGCCAATTTGGATTATTATAAGCTTTGCCATTTTATTAATTATCTTGTTATTACCAACACCAGCAGGGTTACCAATAATGGCAAAAGGAGCTCTTGCCATCTTAGCGTTTGCCGTTATTATGTGGGTAACCGAAGCTGTGACGTATCCAGTTTCAGCAACAATGATTTTAGGTTTAATCATTTTAATTTGTGGATTTAGTCCAGTCCAACAACTGTCAGAGAAACTAGGTAATCCAAAAGAGGGAGATAAAATATTATCTGGCGCTGATTGGTTAGGCACGGGAAATGCATTAACGCATGCATTTAGTGGATTTTCGACATCTGCGGTTGCATTAGTAGCAGCGGCATTATTTTTGGCAGCAGCGATGCAAGAGACGCAATTACATAAACGTTTGGCTTTACTAGTGCTATCAATTGTAGGTAATAAAACACGTAATATTGTTATCGGTGCGATCTTAGTTTCAATTTTATTAGCTTTCTTTGTTCCTTCAGCAACTGCAAGAGCGGGTGCAGTTGTACCAATCTTATTAGGTATGATTGCCGCATTCAAAGTATCAAAAGAAAGTAAACTTGCATCACTTTTAATTATTACAGCAGTCCAGGCCGTTTCGATTTGGAACATTGGTATAAAAACAGCGGCTGCTCAAAATATTGTAGCTACTAATTTTATTAATCAGAACTTAGGACACGATGTGTCATGGGGAGAATGGTTCTTATATGCAGCACCATGGTCTATCCTTATGTCAATCGCTTTATTCTTTATCATGATGAAAGTGATGCCACCTGAACATAAAGAAATTGAAGGTGGCAAAGAATTGATAAAAGAAGAATTAGATAAATTAGGACCAGTATCTTTTAGAGAATGGCGTCTGATAATTATATCTGTGTTATTACTTTTCTTCTGGTCTACTGAAAAGATTCTACATCCTATAGACTCTGCGTCAATTACTTTAATTGCTTTAGCAATTATGTTAACACCTAAAGTTGGTGTTATTACATGGAAAGGTGTAGAAAAAACAATACCTTGGGGAACAATTATAGTATTTGGAGTAGGGATTTCATTAGGGAATGTACTACTAAAAACAGGCGCTGCACAGTGGCTGAGTGACCAAACCTTCGGGCTTATGGGGTTACAACATATGCCACTCATAGCTACTATTGCTCTTATAACACTATTTAATATCTTGATTCATCTTGGGTTCGCGAGTGCAACAAGTTTATCTTCAGCGCTCATACCGGTATTTATATCACTTACAGCTACATTACATTTAGGTGATCAATCGATTGGATTTGTGCTCATTCAACAATTTGTAATTAGCTTTGGTTTCTTATTACCTGTTAGCGCACCACAAAACATGCTTGCTTATGGTACGGGTACATTCACAGTTAAAGACTTCCTAAAGACAGGAGTACCACTAACTATTATTGCCTATATCTTAGTAATCATATTTAGTTTGACATATTGGAAATGGTTAGGAT